Proteins from a single region of Caloramator sp. E03:
- a CDS encoding energy-coupling factor transporter transmembrane component T family protein, with the protein MDWLFKEDDFTPKEDKDTFTDKTVKALLSVASNIRRQDFIERHGFLYSINPALKLLSVFVLIIFISLSKNIFFLLSLDLLLIFCTLLLKNSSGKVLYFSFAAFAFSFLMIFPSIFIYKSFNSLIIPVKVFGDIVIVNIFSITTKWKDITNSLKLIYVPDIFIFILDIAIIYIYILGDLALNMLYALKIRTVGKLDKKYSSLSNIIGNVFIQSKLMSDEMYSAMELRGFTGEYKREINLKLNIYDFIFILVIIFLISAYFFF; encoded by the coding sequence ATGGATTGGCTTTTTAAAGAGGATGATTTTACCCCAAAGGAAGATAAAGATACATTTACAGATAAGACTGTTAAAGCACTTTTGAGTGTAGCGTCTAATATAAGAAGGCAGGATTTTATAGAAAGACATGGATTTTTATATAGTATTAATCCTGCTTTAAAGCTCCTTTCGGTTTTTGTATTGATAATTTTTATTTCATTATCAAAAAATATATTTTTCCTATTATCTTTAGATTTGCTTTTAATATTTTGTACACTGCTTCTTAAAAATAGCAGCGGCAAAGTTCTTTACTTTAGCTTTGCCGCTTTTGCCTTTTCTTTTTTAATGATTTTTCCATCGATATTTATCTATAAAAGTTTTAACAGCTTAATTATTCCTGTAAAGGTTTTTGGAGATATTGTTATAGTAAATATTTTTAGCATTACTACAAAGTGGAAGGATATAACTAATTCCCTGAAGCTTATCTATGTTCCTGATATTTTTATTTTCATATTGGATATTGCAATAATTTATATATATATACTTGGCGATTTGGCACTAAATATGCTTTATGCACTAAAAATCAGGACTGTTGGAAAGTTAGATAAAAAATATTCTTCACTATCTAATATAATTGGAAATGTTTTTATACAATCAAAGCTTATGTCTGATGAAATGTACAGTGCTATGGAGTTAAGAGGATTTACAGGGGAATACAAAAGGGAAATAAATCTTAAACTTAATATATATGATTTTATTTTTATATTAGTTATAATATTTTTGATATCCGCTTATTTTTTCTTTTAA
- the cbiM gene encoding cobalt transporter CbiM encodes MHIPDNYLSPSTCAVFGAAMIPAWRRAVKKIKDEIPRKKIPMLGIGAAFSFLIMMFNLPLPGGTTGHAVGAVLVAILLGPYSACIAVTASLLVQALFFGDGGVLAFGANCFNMAFIMPFSGYYTFSILKKYFKKEKGEYIASFIAAYIGLNLAAFFAAVEFGIQPALFKDAAGLPLYCPYPLSVSIPAMMIPHLLVAGVVEGLVTSLAYAYVKKVSPDTVYDGSVSYKPLYILLIAMVILCPLGLLAQGTAWGEWGTEEVVSLLGYVPKGMEKGISFNSLMPDYTVSGLSETLGYIISAAAGIAIIFLIFKLINMKYLKHEK; translated from the coding sequence ATGCATATACCTGATAATTACCTTAGCCCGTCAACCTGTGCTGTCTTTGGGGCGGCTATGATTCCAGCATGGAGAAGAGCTGTAAAAAAGATTAAAGACGAAATCCCAAGAAAAAAGATACCAATGCTTGGCATAGGAGCTGCCTTTTCATTTTTGATTATGATGTTTAATCTTCCCCTTCCTGGAGGGACAACAGGTCATGCGGTAGGTGCAGTTTTAGTTGCAATACTTTTAGGGCCCTATAGTGCATGTATTGCAGTTACTGCATCACTTTTAGTTCAGGCGCTGTTCTTTGGAGACGGAGGAGTACTTGCCTTTGGAGCAAACTGCTTTAATATGGCCTTTATAATGCCCTTTAGTGGATATTATACATTTTCTATTTTAAAGAAATATTTTAAAAAGGAAAAAGGAGAGTATATAGCATCCTTTATTGCAGCATATATTGGTCTTAACTTAGCAGCATTCTTTGCAGCAGTTGAATTTGGCATTCAGCCTGCTTTATTTAAGGATGCAGCAGGACTTCCTCTATACTGCCCATATCCTCTTTCAGTTTCAATACCTGCTATGATGATACCTCACCTTTTGGTTGCAGGAGTTGTTGAAGGCCTTGTAACATCACTTGCTTATGCTTATGTTAAAAAGGTATCTCCAGATACAGTATATGATGGAAGTGTATCCTATAAGCCTTTATATATACTCCTTATAGCTATGGTTATACTTTGCCCCCTTGGGCTTTTAGCCCAGGGTACAGCTTGGGGAGAATGGGGAACTGAAGAAGTTGTAAGCCTTTTAGGATATGTTCCAAAGGGAATGGAAAAAGGGATAAGCTTTAACTCTTTAATGCCAGATTACACTGTTTCTGGACTTTCAGAGACTTTAGGGTATATAATATCAGCAGCAGCAGGTATAGCAATTATATTTTTAATATTTAAGCTTATAAATATGAAATATTTAAAACATGAAAAATAG
- a CDS encoding CotS family spore coat protein produces the protein MEYRYRDKAYLSNYMLDTKLFDKFDFLVEDASPVRSIYILNTNEGFKILKKVEYNTDTLNFIYNSLNAVRKKYPYIINFRLSTDGKPYVEYEGGIYVVLDLIEGRECVFENPIDLSMSAKGLARFHNAGLEIEFKNNVRNQLGRIIDKFKSRIEDMKKYKDIALMHVNKSEFDILYLQYTDYYISCANDALVHLESSCYNNLCQSIYTLCHHDLAHHNIIIGNDNNVYFIDFDYCIIDIPCHDICNMITRAIKHNGWNIEMAYNIIDAYTSERKISSEELNVLYGYLLFPQDFYDISSSYYMRTKNWEESEFVDKLIRRAGYKEEREYFLKNSRAYLCN, from the coding sequence ATGGAGTACAGGTATAGGGACAAAGCATATCTGTCAAATTACATGCTTGATACAAAACTTTTTGATAAGTTTGATTTTTTGGTTGAAGATGCATCCCCTGTACGATCAATATATATTTTAAATACAAATGAAGGTTTTAAGATATTAAAAAAAGTTGAGTATAATACAGATACGCTAAATTTTATATATAATTCCTTAAATGCTGTAAGGAAGAAATACCCTTATATAATAAATTTCAGGTTGAGTACTGATGGAAAGCCTTATGTAGAATATGAAGGCGGAATCTATGTGGTTTTGGATTTAATAGAAGGAAGGGAATGTGTTTTTGAAAATCCAATAGATCTTTCAATGTCAGCTAAAGGACTTGCAAGGTTTCATAATGCAGGACTTGAAATTGAATTTAAAAATAATGTAAGAAACCAGCTTGGAAGAATAATTGATAAATTTAAAAGCAGGATAGAAGATATGAAAAAATATAAGGATATAGCTTTAATGCATGTTAATAAAAGCGAATTTGACATATTATATCTTCAGTATACAGATTATTATATAAGCTGTGCTAACGATGCATTAGTTCATCTTGAATCCTCATGTTATAATAATTTATGCCAAAGTATTTATACTCTTTGCCATCATGATCTTGCTCATCACAATATAATTATAGGAAACGATAACAATGTATATTTTATTGATTTTGATTACTGCATAATCGATATTCCTTGCCATGATATTTGTAATATGATTACAAGAGCTATAAAACATAATGGATGGAATATTGAAATGGCTTATAATATAATTGATGCATACACATCAGAAAGAAAAATAAGCAGTGAAGAACTTAATGTACTTTATGGATATTTACTTTTCCCGCAGGATTTTTATGATATTTCATCAAGCTATTATATGAGAACTAAAAATTGGGAAGAAAGTGAGTTTGTAGATAAGCTAATTAGAAGAGCTGGATACAAGGAAGAGAGGGAATATTTTTTAAAAAATAGTAGAGCATATTTATGTAATTAA
- a CDS encoding CotS family spore coat protein, with product MDGIKELIQNNYKIEVYEIEKIKNAFRIKTDNEYMCFKSSNYDIDQFRFIVSAIDYLYKRGFEGVLPPIKTKNGENFIKVNEGYGYLCKWIDSREADFKNPVELKMCVNTLSNLHIASMGFKIDFYIKNRNYYGKWIKRFKKRCDELLYFKALIKSKDKLSDFDNIYLKYFDSHYRQGLKAIKDLEESKYFEIMERHKELSYLCHHDTANHNFLITSNLDMYMIDFDYCILDTNLHDLSSIIIRNLKYGNWDFEILDFILSVYYEKIPISNDEIYLIFCFMQFPQDFWQVGLQYYVEKQPWEEEFFLRKLKRIVEDSKERMSFLREFEQRLKEGQYGDFS from the coding sequence ATGGATGGAATAAAGGAGCTTATTCAAAATAATTATAAAATTGAAGTTTATGAGATTGAAAAAATTAAAAATGCTTTTAGGATTAAAACTGACAATGAATATATGTGCTTTAAATCCTCAAATTATGATATAGATCAGTTCAGGTTTATAGTAAGTGCAATAGATTATTTATATAAAAGAGGGTTTGAAGGGGTACTTCCACCCATTAAAACAAAAAATGGAGAAAATTTTATAAAAGTAAATGAAGGCTATGGATATTTGTGTAAGTGGATTGATTCCAGGGAAGCTGATTTTAAAAATCCTGTTGAGCTTAAAATGTGTGTTAATACTTTAAGCAATCTTCATATAGCATCGATGGGATTTAAGATAGATTTTTATATAAAGAACAGAAATTATTATGGGAAATGGATTAAAAGGTTTAAGAAAAGATGTGATGAGCTTTTATATTTTAAAGCACTTATTAAATCCAAGGATAAGCTTTCTGATTTTGATAACATATATTTAAAATATTTTGATTCTCATTATAGACAAGGGCTTAAGGCTATTAAGGATCTTGAAGAATCAAAATACTTTGAAATTATGGAAAGGCATAAGGAGTTATCTTATCTTTGCCATCACGATACTGCAAATCATAATTTTCTTATTACATCAAATCTTGATATGTACATGATAGATTTTGATTACTGTATATTAGATACTAACCTTCACGATCTATCAAGCATTATTATAAGAAACTTAAAATATGGTAATTGGGATTTTGAAATTTTGGATTTTATACTTTCAGTGTATTATGAAAAGATACCTATAAGTAATGATGAGATATATTTAATCTTTTGCTTTATGCAATTCCCACAGGATTTTTGGCAGGTAGGGCTTCAGTATTATGTTGAGAAACAGCCTTGGGAAGAGGAGTTTTTTTTAAGAAAGCTGAAAAGAATTGTAGAAGATAGTAAAGAAAGGATGAGCTTTTTAAGGGAATTTGAACAAAGACTAAAGGAGGGGCAATATGGAGATTTTAGTTGA
- a CDS encoding glycosyltransferase family 4 protein, with amino-acid sequence MKIAIDARGANWYAGTGIGTYTQQVLKYILKLDTENEYILYWCGTNYKDMYLNPNITISIASKKHHRFFEEYFIPENIKNKSIDIYHVPQNGIGLPHKKNCLYISTIHDLIPYIMPETVGRGYLKRFIAQMPEIIQNSDMIITVSEFSKKDIMRIFDVDEYRIKVTPLAADSCFMPIDKNTAKEFIKNNYSIEYNYILYLGGFSPRKNVKSLIVAYSRIFKDIQRDIKLVILGPSKDDHSYLIELCTSLGIKDNVIFTGFVPYEHLPYFYNASTIFVYPSLYEGFGLPPLEAMSCKVPVITSNISSIPEVTGDGAILINPFDTEDLKCAIERLLENENLRYEIAQKGFLRSKEFSWIKTAKNTLNIYKETYERFK; translated from the coding sequence GTGAAAATTGCTATAGATGCAAGGGGTGCCAACTGGTATGCAGGTACAGGAATAGGGACATATACCCAGCAAGTTTTAAAATATATTCTTAAACTTGATACTGAAAATGAGTATATTCTTTATTGGTGTGGAACTAATTATAAAGATATGTATTTGAATCCAAATATTACTATAAGCATAGCATCTAAAAAGCACCACAGGTTTTTTGAGGAATACTTTATACCGGAAAATATAAAAAATAAATCTATAGATATATATCATGTACCTCAAAACGGTATCGGTCTTCCCCATAAAAAAAACTGCCTGTATATATCAACAATTCATGATCTTATACCATATATAATGCCGGAAACCGTTGGAAGAGGATACCTTAAAAGATTCATTGCCCAAATGCCTGAAATAATTCAAAACTCAGATATGATAATAACTGTATCAGAGTTTTCAAAGAAAGATATAATGAGAATATTTGACGTTGATGAATATAGAATAAAAGTAACTCCCCTTGCAGCAGACAGCTGCTTTATGCCAATAGATAAAAATACTGCTAAAGAATTTATTAAAAACAACTATTCTATAGAATATAATTATATACTTTATCTTGGAGGCTTTAGCCCAAGAAAAAATGTAAAATCCCTTATTGTTGCCTATTCAAGAATTTTTAAAGACATTCAAAGGGATATAAAATTAGTTATACTTGGTCCATCAAAGGACGACCATTCCTATTTAATAGAGCTTTGCACAAGCCTTGGAATAAAAGACAATGTAATATTTACAGGCTTTGTACCTTATGAGCACCTTCCCTATTTTTACAACGCCTCTACTATTTTTGTATATCCATCCTTATATGAGGGATTTGGCCTTCCTCCCCTTGAGGCTATGTCCTGTAAAGTTCCTGTTATAACATCAAACATATCTTCAATTCCTGAAGTTACAGGGGATGGTGCTATTTTAATTAATCCCTTTGATACAGAGGATCTAAAATGTGCAATAGAAAGATTACTTGAAAATGAAAACTTAAGATATGAAATTGCCCAAAAAGGATTCTTGCGTTCAAAGGAGTTTTCATGGATTAAAACCGCCAAAAACACCCTTAACATATATAAAGAAACCTACGAAAGATTTAAATAG
- a CDS encoding mannose-1-phosphate guanylyltransferase — MVYAVIMSGGLGSRFWPKSRKSLPKQFLKTVGEKSMIECTVDRIRNVIEPSKICVVTNKVYVPIIQNLLDINEENIFKEPLNKETASCIGLAAIKLLKRDFEAIMVVLPSDHIIIGQEEFEKTLKKAIDIAYDGDYLVTMGINPTRPESGYGYIEKGEQIENGIFKVKRFVEKPNVDVAKSFLEKGNYLWNSGMFVWRADRLLREIKKYLPDLYKNLMKMYEYIGTEKEEEIIDEEYSKIDGISIDFGVMQRTHRAVVLETSFDWDDIGSFVSLERFLNHDENNNIISGCHVGLLDVSNTMILGEKRLISAIGLKDMLIVDTEDALLICPKDRCQQIKELVKNMCSKDELERFM, encoded by the coding sequence ATGGTTTATGCTGTTATAATGTCAGGAGGATTAGGATCAAGGTTTTGGCCAAAATCACGAAAAAGTCTTCCTAAGCAGTTTTTAAAAACTGTTGGAGAAAAAAGCATGATTGAGTGTACTGTTGACAGAATAAGAAATGTTATTGAACCTTCAAAAATATGTGTTGTGACTAATAAAGTCTATGTTCCAATTATTCAAAACCTTCTTGATATAAATGAAGAAAACATATTTAAAGAGCCCCTTAATAAAGAAACTGCTTCTTGTATAGGGCTTGCTGCAATAAAACTTTTAAAGAGGGACTTTGAGGCTATTATGGTTGTGCTTCCTTCGGATCATATTATCATAGGGCAGGAGGAGTTTGAGAAAACGCTAAAAAAGGCAATAGATATAGCGTATGATGGAGATTATCTTGTAACTATGGGAATAAACCCAACAAGGCCTGAGTCGGGATATGGATATATAGAAAAAGGTGAACAAATTGAAAATGGAATTTTTAAAGTAAAAAGATTTGTAGAAAAACCTAATGTTGATGTTGCAAAGAGCTTTCTTGAAAAGGGAAATTATCTTTGGAACAGCGGTATGTTCGTATGGAGAGCAGATAGACTCCTTAGGGAGATAAAAAAGTATCTTCCTGACCTTTATAAAAACCTTATGAAGATGTATGAATATATAGGAACAGAAAAAGAAGAAGAAATAATAGATGAGGAATATTCAAAGATTGATGGGATTTCAATTGACTTTGGAGTTATGCAAAGAACTCATAGGGCTGTTGTGCTTGAAACATCATTTGATTGGGATGATATTGGAAGTTTTGTATCCCTTGAAAGATTTTTAAACCATGATGAAAACAACAATATAATATCAGGGTGTCATGTGGGGCTTTTGGATGTTTCCAATACAATGATACTTGGAGAAAAAAGGCTAATCTCTGCAATTGGATTAAAGGATATGCTTATAGTAGATACTGAGGATGCTCTTTTAATATGCCCAAAGGATAGGTGTCAGCAGATAAAGGAGCTTGTAAAGAATATGTGCAGCAAAGATGAATTGGAGAGGTTTATGTAA
- the safA gene encoding SafA/ExsA family spore coat assembly protein gives MKKKIFIFLFLFTLVCFPANAKQSNVYVVQPGDSLWKIAVKYQVGVKEIIDANKQIPNPNLIYPGQKINIPSIDQTIVGMEDEVIRLVNVERAKAGLQALSKNWQLCRVARYKSQDMIDKKYFSHTSPTYGSPFTMMQNFGIRFSSAGENIAYGQRTPQEVMNAWMNSSGHRANILSPSYTQIGVGLAKDANGVCYWTQMFIKPY, from the coding sequence ATGAAGAAAAAGATTTTTATATTTTTATTTCTTTTTACATTAGTTTGTTTTCCAGCTAATGCTAAGCAAAGCAATGTTTATGTAGTACAGCCTGGAGACAGCTTATGGAAAATAGCTGTAAAGTATCAGGTAGGCGTAAAAGAGATAATTGATGCTAATAAACAAATACCAAATCCAAACCTTATATACCCTGGACAAAAGATAAACATACCATCTATAGATCAGACTATAGTAGGTATGGAGGATGAAGTTATAAGACTTGTAAATGTTGAAAGGGCAAAAGCTGGGCTTCAGGCATTAAGTAAAAATTGGCAGCTTTGCAGAGTTGCAAGGTATAAGTCACAGGATATGATTGATAAGAAATATTTCTCTCATACATCTCCAACTTACGGCTCTCCTTTTACTATGATGCAAAACTTTGGGATAAGATTTTCATCTGCTGGAGAAAACATAGCTTATGGGCAGAGAACCCCCCAAGAGGTTATGAACGCTTGGATGAATTCTTCAGGGCACAGGGCTAATATACTAAGCCCATCTTATACTCAAATAGGAGTAGGTCTTGCAAAAGATGCAAATGGAGTATGCTATTGGACACAGATGTTCATAAAGCCGTATTAA
- a CDS encoding undecaprenyl-diphosphate phosphatase produces MIIKAIILGIIEGLTEFLPISSTGHLIIANKFIKFTGSFANAFDVVIQVGAILAVIIYFKDKLFPKLGHSKQSKKVYRLWAKVVVGFLPAMVLGLLFKDFLEEHLFYPKPVALALIVGALLLLYAESRLKRVRVYNTDEISYKDAFVIGLIQCLAMWPGMSRSASTIIGGLLIGLSREVAAEFSFFLAIPTLIGAAVLMVVKGGLAFSLYQWIVMLVGTVVSFIVAYIVIAFFMSYIKKRKLAPFAYYRIILGIIVLLFI; encoded by the coding sequence ATGATAATAAAGGCAATAATACTTGGAATTATTGAAGGTCTTACAGAATTTTTGCCAATATCATCAACAGGGCATCTTATTATTGCAAACAAATTTATAAAGTTCACAGGTAGTTTTGCAAATGCTTTTGATGTTGTTATTCAGGTTGGGGCAATACTTGCTGTAATAATTTATTTTAAGGATAAGCTATTTCCAAAGCTGGGGCACAGTAAGCAGTCAAAAAAGGTATATAGGCTATGGGCAAAGGTAGTGGTTGGTTTTTTGCCGGCAATGGTTTTAGGGCTTTTATTTAAAGATTTCCTTGAGGAACATCTTTTCTATCCAAAGCCTGTTGCTTTGGCTCTTATAGTTGGTGCGCTGCTTCTTTTATATGCAGAGAGTAGGCTAAAGAGGGTAAGGGTTTATAATACAGATGAGATATCCTATAAAGATGCTTTTGTAATTGGGCTAATTCAATGCCTTGCGATGTGGCCAGGGATGTCCCGTTCTGCCTCAACTATTATAGGAGGTCTTTTAATTGGGCTTTCACGTGAGGTTGCAGCAGAGTTTTCATTCTTTTTAGCTATTCCAACTTTAATTGGAGCTGCAGTATTGATGGTGGTTAAAGGAGGACTTGCTTTTAGCCTATATCAGTGGATTGTAATGCTTGTTGGAACAGTAGTTTCATTTATAGTTGCTTATATTGTAATTGCTTTCTTTATGAGCTATATAAAGAAGAGAAAGCTTGCTCCTTTTGCATACTATAGGATAATACTTGGAATTATAGTTTTATTGTTCATATAA
- a CDS encoding S41 family peptidase, which yields MEKNKITRAKVIKSIFSLILIIGLFSSTVYAYDVLEEARYLIKNFYIENVSNETLNKTTVKEMVESLNDPYSVYFSNNEYKNFVNSVDMKFSGIGVRFEVISEGVRVVSVLKGSGAEDAGLKEGDIIIEADGKSLVGLSEDKIPLYLRGDEGTTVKVKVKRGSATLDFTITRKLIQTPTVEGEIINNHTAYIKISSFGEDTADKFGSILDDLNKKSPSNYIIDLRDNPGGFLDAALNIAGYFIGNNTVVKVRDRDGDEAEYKGYTHRTKIDKPVIFLTNENSASASEVLTGAIKDYGAAYIIGNRTFGKGLVQTMFSLSDGSYIKLTVLKFFSPKGNEINKVGITPDFNAEYNNSMLVAELLSGDSKDACNKTGFLKVKIDGRYFEIDLKLARQEKYYKAYNLILEKARESGNEIKIGTSLGWTDIPSEYKNKAYFMYYPEYKELQELLNVPVDKKFTVTFSSNVDKSTVEKSIELWDSKTGERIPLSFEFVDSKTVKAIPKNNLKNSGEYYFVVNPTVKGENGAYLKEGTVSYVKVIGN from the coding sequence ATGGAGAAAAACAAAATTACAAGGGCTAAGGTTATAAAAAGTATATTTTCCCTTATATTAATAATCGGTCTTTTTTCTTCAACTGTCTATGCTTATGATGTGCTTGAAGAGGCAAGATACTTAATAAAAAATTTTTATATTGAAAATGTTAGCAATGAGACTCTAAACAAAACAACAGTTAAAGAAATGGTTGAATCTCTTAATGATCCTTATTCAGTATATTTTTCAAATAATGAATACAAAAATTTTGTTAATAGCGTGGATATGAAATTTTCAGGAATAGGTGTTAGGTTTGAAGTAATATCTGAAGGAGTTAGAGTTGTATCTGTTTTAAAGGGGTCAGGAGCAGAGGATGCAGGGTTAAAAGAAGGAGATATCATAATTGAAGCAGACGGGAAAAGCCTTGTAGGATTAAGTGAAGATAAGATTCCACTTTATTTAAGGGGAGATGAAGGAACAACTGTAAAGGTTAAAGTTAAAAGAGGAAGTGCTACTCTTGATTTTACAATAACAAGAAAGCTAATCCAAACTCCAACAGTGGAAGGAGAAATTATAAATAACCATACAGCATACATAAAAATATCTTCCTTTGGAGAAGATACGGCAGATAAGTTTGGAAGCATTTTAGATGATTTGAATAAAAAAAGTCCAAGCAATTACATAATAGATTTAAGGGATAATCCTGGAGGATTTTTGGATGCAGCTCTTAACATAGCAGGGTATTTTATTGGGAATAATACTGTTGTTAAAGTAAGGGATAGAGATGGAGATGAAGCAGAATATAAAGGGTATACTCATAGAACAAAAATAGATAAGCCAGTAATATTTTTAACCAATGAAAATAGTGCCAGTGCTTCTGAAGTTTTAACAGGAGCAATAAAAGATTATGGTGCAGCCTATATAATTGGAAACAGAACCTTTGGCAAGGGGCTTGTTCAAACTATGTTCAGCTTATCAGATGGAAGTTATATAAAACTTACGGTTTTAAAGTTCTTTTCACCAAAGGGAAATGAGATAAATAAGGTTGGAATTACTCCGGATTTTAATGCTGAGTATAATAATTCAATGCTTGTTGCAGAGCTTTTATCTGGAGACTCTAAAGATGCTTGTAATAAGACAGGATTTTTAAAGGTTAAAATAGATGGAAGATATTTTGAAATAGATTTAAAATTAGCAAGGCAGGAAAAATACTATAAAGCATATAATCTTATACTTGAAAAGGCAAGGGAAAGTGGAAACGAAATAAAGATAGGTACAAGCCTTGGATGGACAGATATTCCTTCTGAATATAAGAATAAGGCATACTTTATGTATTATCCAGAATATAAAGAGCTTCAGGAGCTTTTAAATGTTCCCGTTGATAAGAAATTTACTGTAACTTTCAGTTCTAATGTAGATAAGAGCACGGTAGAAAAAAGCATAGAGCTTTGGGATTCAAAGACTGGAGAGAGAATACCTTTAAGCTTTGAATTTGTTGATAGTAAAACTGTTAAAGCAATACCAAAAAATAATTTAAAAAATTCAGGGGAGTACTACTTTGTAGTTAACCCAACGGTAAAAGGAGAGAACGGAGCATATTTAAAAGAAGGAACTGTAAGCTATGTTAAAGTTATAGGGAATTAA
- a CDS encoding efflux RND transporter periplasmic adaptor subunit codes for MKSKKIVISVLVLILFAASVLFAVKSSNKTKTTSVTLSSISKKDLIQSISLTGNIEPKDKQEITLSNAQKVSEIYVTEGKEVKKGDALIKYDTSDLNYQLKKAELNYNLNLLSSKNSIEQAKINYDNAKRAYEEVNRKFTSSKELYDNGFISKDEYETSKKALDDALNQLNLAQIQLDNANSSSSKQLESIKADIENYKKKISDCIIKSNIDGKIIKIDAKLNQYPSINDKIVIYNTSSYKVKIEVSQYDAVNISLGQKANVKIKGLNKTYNGTVTKIEQFANIVNTGTSNESKVSIEITITNPDSNIKVGYEADAEIIVNEKKDVLAVNFDAIKEDSNGKKYVFTVENGKVVKKYVETGVETDFDVEIINGLKEGDKYIPNPPETLKENDIVKVLGGK; via the coding sequence ATGAAATCAAAAAAAATAGTAATATCGGTATTGGTGCTTATTTTATTTGCTGCATCAGTACTATTTGCAGTAAAGTCATCAAACAAAACAAAAACAACTTCAGTTACACTAAGCAGCATATCTAAAAAAGATTTGATTCAGTCAATATCACTAACAGGAAACATAGAACCAAAGGATAAGCAGGAAATAACCCTAAGTAACGCCCAAAAAGTATCAGAAATATATGTAACTGAAGGAAAAGAAGTAAAAAAAGGTGATGCATTAATAAAATACGACACCTCTGATCTTAATTATCAGCTAAAAAAAGCAGAACTCAATTATAATTTGAATCTACTATCAAGCAAAAATTCAATAGAACAGGCAAAAATAAATTATGACAACGCTAAAAGGGCTTATGAAGAAGTAAACAGAAAATTTACTTCAAGTAAGGAGCTATATGACAATGGGTTTATATCAAAGGATGAGTATGAGACATCAAAAAAGGCATTAGATGATGCTCTAAATCAGTTAAACCTTGCACAAATACAACTTGATAATGCAAATTCATCATCATCAAAACAACTGGAATCAATAAAAGCAGATATTGAAAATTATAAAAAGAAGATATCAGACTGCATTATTAAATCTAACATAGATGGGAAAATTATAAAGATTGATGCTAAACTCAATCAATACCCTTCAATTAATGATAAGATAGTTATTTACAACACATCATCATATAAAGTTAAGATTGAAGTTTCACAATATGATGCTGTTAACATATCTTTAGGGCAAAAAGCTAACGTAAAAATAAAAGGATTAAATAAAACATATAATGGAACTGTAACAAAGATAGAACAATTTGCCAACATCGTAAACACTGGAACAAGCAATGAATCTAAAGTATCAATTGAAATAACCATAACTAACCCTGACAGCAATATAAAAGTTGGCTACGAAGCCGATGCAGAAATAATAGTTAATGAAAAGAAGGATGTTTTAGCTGTTAACTTTGATGCAATAAAGGAAGATTCTAATGGCAAGAAATATGTATTTACAGTTGAAAATGGAAAAGTAGTTAAAAAATATGTTGAAACAGGAGTTGAAACTGATTTTGACGTAGAGATTATAAACGGACTTAAAGAAGGAGACAAATATATACCAAATCCTCCTGAAACATTAAAAGAAAACGATATAGTTAAAGTATTAGGGGGCAAATAA